DNA sequence from the Gammaproteobacteria bacterium genome:
ACACCGGGTGTGGCTGCTCGTGTGACTGTTTCACTTTGTTTTTTTTTCTGTTTTTTTGTGTCTGTGTTGGTGGGTTTTTGTTTTTTTCTTTGTGTTTTTGTTATTCTTTTTTTTTCTGTTTGTGTGTGTGTGCTTCGGCGTTCGATGTGGCCTGGGTCGTCTCCCCGGGTAGTGCGCGCCCGCCCCCGGGCCCCCCCCGCCCGCCCCCACAGCCCGCCACCCAACACAGAACCCCGCCCGCTTTCCTCCCCGCCCGGCTAAAGCAGGGAGGCTTCTCGCCGGCATTTGGTGAAATGCGGCTTCAGAAACATAGGTGGCAACTTGGATTAATTTAATTTTGAGGAATTGGCAATATTATGTTGCAATCATTTCGGAATCTATCTGTCGCATTCAAGCTGAATCTTGTGCAGGGAATCCTCATGATGGTGGTGATCATCGCTGCGGCGGTGTTCACCACCCTCCAGCTTCACTTGCTTTTGGAAGAAAAAGGTGTTTTTGACCTGCGACAGATGAATCACCTTATCGTCGCCATGCTCAATGCCTACGACTACGCGCTACGTAGCGACATTGAACGCACGGGGATGTTTTTCACACAGGAATTTGGTCAAGATTTTGAACTTGTCACCCGCGATGATGGCACTCCGCAGCTAGTCCAGGGTGATGTTGTGAGCGAACGTCTGGACATCGTTGATGCCTTTACTGCGCGCAGTGGCGCGATTGCAACGATTTTTGTCAGGCAGGGTAACGATTTCTTGCGTACCGCGACCTCGGTGAAAAAGGAAAACGGCACCCGGGCAACGGGAACACTGCTCGGTGTCGATCATCCAGCCCACGATAATCTGATCGCGGGGAAGTCCTATACCGGCAAGGCCACACTGTTCGGCAGAGATCACATGACTCATTACCTGCCGGTGCGCGACACGGCGGGCAAAGTCATCGGCGCGTTCTTTGTCGGGTTCGACATGAGTGACAGCTTGAAGGCGCTTAAGCAAAACATCCTCACGATTAAAATTGGTGATACTGGTTACGTCTACGCGCTGGATGCCGGTCATGAAAAAGGTAACCTGATGATTCATCCATCTATGGAAGGAAAAAATATTCTTGCCGTCAAGGACAGCAACGGCGTCGAGTTCGTGCGTGCGATGATTGAAAAAAAAACCGGGGTCACATTTTACGACTGGCTGAATCCCGGCGAACGCGATTCGCGTGAAAAGGTCGTTGCCTACGAACATTACCCAGCATGGGATTGGATTATTGCCTCGGGCAGTTACCTGCACGAATTCAATGCGGCCTCCAACGTAGCGACATGGGATATCGTGATCATGGCGATCATCATCATCCTGACGGCCAGTATGAGTGGCTTTTGGCTCTCAAGGATTTGGGTCTCCCGGCCGCTTCAGGATGTAATGACAACGGTGGATCGTATCGCCGCAGGGCACCTTGACGGCACCAACCTCCAGGTGCGTAGTGGTGATGAAGTCGGACGCCTGACGCAGGCCATTGCGACCATGGCTGAGAATTTGAAAACAATGATTGGTAATGTTAGTCACGCTTCGGCAACGATGCTCGATCAATCGTTCGCGTTGGTGGCCTCAGCCGAGCAGGTAACGCGAAGTTCACACGCCCAGAGTGACGCTGCGATGGGCATGGCGGCTTCCATCGAAGAAATGAGTGTCAGCATCGACCAAGTTGAACAGCACGCACGCGATGCCCAGCGTATTTCCAGCGTATCGGGTGACACCGCGCGCCAAGGGGGCGCGGTAATTGAGCAGGCAGTGGCGGCAATGAATCAGATTGCCTCCAGCGTGCGTGAAACCTCGGCGACCGTTGGTGAACTTGGGAATCGCGCCCAGGAGATTTCGGCGGTTGTTCAGGTAATTCGTGAGATCGCCGATCAAACAAATTTGCTTGCTCTCAACGCCGCGATTGAAGCGGCGCGGGCTGGCGAACAGGGGCGCGGCTTCGCGGTCGTTGCCGATGAAGTCCGCAAGCTCGCCGAACGCACCGCCAAATCAACTCATTCTATTGGAGAGATGATTGGCGGCATCCAGAAGAGTGCCAATGTTGCAGTCACGCGCATGCAGGAAGGCGTGAGAGTGGTTGAACATGGCAGTGGCCTTGCCGACCGTGCAGGCGGGGCGATTAGCCAGATCGGCGCAGGCACGCGTGAGGTCATTGATGCGGTGAGCGGCATCACGCTTGCCATCAGCGAGCAGAGTATTGCGACCCAAACCATCGCACAGGGCGTCGAGAAGATTGCGCAAATGGCCGAAGCTAACCACTCGGTATCGCAAAGTACCGCACGTGCGGCGCAGGAGCTACGCGACATTGCCTCCAAACTGGATCAGGAACTTGGCTACTTTCATCTTTCCTGAGTGATGGATCTGTATCCAATGCAACACAAAAAAGTCAAGAACTCTTTGACTCGGCTAGATTAAGGGGTATGCACGCCGAGAATCCATAAATCACTCCACTGCTAAAGCCGTGGTGGCTCTAATAAAATCTACTAGCCTAAGCGACAAAATATCGTGGCTACGTTGCAACGAAGTACAAGATTCACCTACGAATGCTTCCTCAATTCGTAGTTCTGAAAGCGGCGGATGCAGACAAACTCGGTGATAGTACGAAAGGGTCTGCCGCCAGGTTCGCAAGAATCGAAGCTACGTTGCAATATTGGCGAGGAGAGCGAGCCGAAAGGCTCCGTAACCTGGACCGTAAGGGCTGACAGCCGGGAAAGACCGGCTTTTTTGACTGACGGTTTTTCCCGCTAAAACCGTCCCCTTTCCTCCCTGCCTGGCTACAAGCCAGGGGTATCTCGGGGACAATGATGAAAATCAGTATTCAGTGGTTACGTGAATGGGTTGATCCGCCGGTGGATACCGCTACTCTGGTGGCGCAACTCACCCTAGCTGGTTTAGAAATAGAAGCCCTGGATCCAGTTGCGGGCGTCTTTGATGGTGTGGTAGTGAGCCATGTTGTATCCGTAGCCCCACACCCTGGTGCTGACCGTTTGCGGGTATGCCAGGTGGATGTGGGCGAAAGCGAACCGTTGCAGATCGTGTGTGGTGCGACTAATGTCCGTGTAGGAATGCGCGCCCCCTGTGCTCGGATCGGTGCCAATCTACCGGATGGACTTCGTATCAAGCGTTCCAGGCTGCGCGGCGTGGAGTCGCTGGGCATGCTTTGCTCCGCCGTGGAATTGGGGCTTGCCACCATCTCCGAGGGACTGCTGGAACTGCCTGTTGACGCTCCTATTGGAATTGACCTTCGCACTTTTTTGGGCCTGGATGATATGACTATTGAGATCAATATCACCCCGAATCGTGGCGATTGTCTTTCGATCGCGGGCATTTCCCGTGAGTTAGGAGCGATTAACCGCCTTCCGGTGCGTGGCCCCATCCTAGATCCGGTACTTGCTACTCGCACGGATAGCTTTCCGGTCGAGGTACAAGCGCCTGCTGACTGCCCACAGTACGTGGGGCGCGTAATCCGTGGAGTGGACCGTACCCACCCTACTCCGCTATGGATGCGCGAGCGTCTGCGTCGTAGTGGCTTGCGTAGCCTGGGGCCAGTGGTCGATGTCACTAATTATGTGATGCTTGAACTCGGCCAACCGATGCACGCTTTTGATTTGGAAAAACTTGTGGGTGGCATCGTGGTGCGTCACGCGCAGCCCAATGAAGTCATCACTTTGCTCGATGGCACGAAAATCACCCTGGATACCAATACTTTGGTCATTGCTGATCACTGCGAAGCACTCGCACTCGCTGGCATCATGGGTGGCGTGGGTAGTGGTATCCGCGAGGAGACGACCGATCTGTTTCTGGAGAGCGCTTTTTTCACGCCCGCCACCATCATTGGTCGACCACGTCAGTATAGCCTTCAGACAGACTCTTCCTATCGTTTTGAACGCGGGGTCGCTCCTGGTCGCCAACGTATCGCCATGGAGCGTGCGACAGCGCTACTGCTTGAGATTGTTGGTGGTGAGCCAGGTCCAGTAATCGAGGTCACTTCCTCCGAATACCTCCCCCTCCCCTCCGCGATCCTACTGCGTGCAACCCGTATCCAACGCCTGCTCGGCATCGAGATTGGAGCGGAAATGGTCGAGGATATCCTTGTGCGCCTCGGCATGAGCGTCGAGCGGATCTCGGAGGGTTGGCGAGTCATGCCACCTCACTTTCGTTTTGACGTAAG
Encoded proteins:
- the pheT gene encoding phenylalanine--tRNA ligase subunit beta, which translates into the protein MMKISIQWLREWVDPPVDTATLVAQLTLAGLEIEALDPVAGVFDGVVVSHVVSVAPHPGADRLRVCQVDVGESEPLQIVCGATNVRVGMRAPCARIGANLPDGLRIKRSRLRGVESLGMLCSAVELGLATISEGLLELPVDAPIGIDLRTFLGLDDMTIEINITPNRGDCLSIAGISRELGAINRLPVRGPILDPVLATRTDSFPVEVQAPADCPQYVGRVIRGVDRTHPTPLWMRERLRRSGLRSLGPVVDVTNYVMLELGQPMHAFDLEKLVGGIVVRHAQPNEVITLLDGTKITLDTNTLVIADHCEALALAGIMGGVGSGIREETTDLFLESAFFTPATIIGRPRQYSLQTDSSYRFERGVAPGRQRIAMERATALLLEIVGGEPGPVIEVTSSEYLPLPSAILLRATRIQRLLGIEIGAEMVEDILVRLGMSVERISEGWRVMPPHFRFDVSLEADLIEELARIQGYEHIPHTRPAMVGTIGPCPENTVDFASAARFLVARDYQEVITYSFVDPKLQSLLDPRNSPLPLANPLSADLAVMRTSLWPGLVQVARYNLHRQQERIRLFEIGRTFVANGDRLHQTMQVSGLARGPAYPEQWGEARRNVDFFDVKADIEALISDQIGATVMNLHYMPQVHPALHPGQSAALMRDEHQVGWLGILHPSLEDHLDLGTSPVVVFALDLEMLGAGLVPEFQPLSRFPAIRRDLAVLVGQEISIEALSRCVRTTAGSLLQGLVPFDVYTGKGIAPEKKSVAMGLTLQDPTRTLKDSEIDAVIDSVVRKLTAEFGATLRE
- a CDS encoding methyl-accepting chemotaxis protein, with product MLQSFRNLSVAFKLNLVQGILMMVVIIAAAVFTTLQLHLLLEEKGVFDLRQMNHLIVAMLNAYDYALRSDIERTGMFFTQEFGQDFELVTRDDGTPQLVQGDVVSERLDIVDAFTARSGAIATIFVRQGNDFLRTATSVKKENGTRATGTLLGVDHPAHDNLIAGKSYTGKATLFGRDHMTHYLPVRDTAGKVIGAFFVGFDMSDSLKALKQNILTIKIGDTGYVYALDAGHEKGNLMIHPSMEGKNILAVKDSNGVEFVRAMIEKKTGVTFYDWLNPGERDSREKVVAYEHYPAWDWIIASGSYLHEFNAASNVATWDIVIMAIIIILTASMSGFWLSRIWVSRPLQDVMTTVDRIAAGHLDGTNLQVRSGDEVGRLTQAIATMAENLKTMIGNVSHASATMLDQSFALVASAEQVTRSSHAQSDAAMGMAASIEEMSVSIDQVEQHARDAQRISSVSGDTARQGGAVIEQAVAAMNQIASSVRETSATVGELGNRAQEISAVVQVIREIADQTNLLALNAAIEAARAGEQGRGFAVVADEVRKLAERTAKSTHSIGEMIGGIQKSANVAVTRMQEGVRVVEHGSGLADRAGGAISQIGAGTREVIDAVSGITLAISEQSIATQTIAQGVEKIAQMAEANHSVSQSTARAAQELRDIASKLDQELGYFHLS
- a CDS encoding hypothetical protein (Evidence 5 : Unknown function), translated to MLPQFVVLKAADADKLGDSTKGSAARFARIEATLQYWRGERAERLRNLDRKG